The following proteins are encoded in a genomic region of Micromonospora olivasterospora:
- a CDS encoding PD-(D/E)XK nuclease family protein yields MQAYRLVRRPAEAARGDRRSGEPAWGERRPDGVGGDAAQPDRPPPDQRREGQPPPDQRREGQPPPDQPAEGQPPDQPREGLARKGLACPDGWRADLVQAEVVAHTDGPMLVLGGPGTGKTSVLVEAVAARVAEGVDPERILVLTFARRGATELRRRIEARVAGDGHRVLREPLVRTFPAYAFGLLRRAAAERGEPSPRLLTGPEQDLIIRELLDVVGEEPEDDPVGWPDDLRPALRTRAFAQQLRDLLMRAAERGVGPVELARLGEKLGRADWPAAARFLREYVAVLALRDVSNRGSIAYDPAELVRTATGLLLDDPALLDAERRRLAHVYVDELADTDPAQLDLLAAVAGGGKSLVAFADPDSSTYAFRGADPAGVAAFPHRFRTASGAPSAQVVLTTSYRAGAGMLAATRRLTARLRGPGAHRRLRPLPDAPPGSVEVRTFRSATSEAVWLAQALRAAHLLDGVPWSRMAVLVRSTNRQLPSLRRALHTAGVPTVVHGEDLPLHLQPAVAPLLLLLRCALEPERLDEEAAVALLHSPLGGADPLAERRLRQGLRALALAAGDRRPSGELIVEALSDPAELAGIDRRWAEPAQTVAGLLATAREAAARPGATVEDVLWAVWRASGLAERWAGAITRGRTATGEHEIARRWRAEAADRDLDAVLVLFDAAARFADRLPGARTEVFLDHVLGQELPADTLAAAADRGQAVRLLTAHAAKGLEWDLVAVAGVQEGVWPDLRLRGSLLGSERLVDVLAGRAEGDAGRAVLVGQTSALLDEERRLFHVAVTRARRRLLVSAVASAAVGGDDHEEQPSRFLYELDPTEPPATTGGDDPTGGGGPTGDDGPSGGDGPTGDGGPSGGDGPSGGDDPTGGGGPSEDDGPSGGDGPSGGDGPSGGGGPSGRGDPGAPGDEHPAGGGPAGGGPGDGTGRGPVTLPVAGAPRALTLPALVAELRTVVADPAAPHHRRHAAAAELARLAAAGVPGAHPDDWWGLRTLSDDRPLVDEGEPVRVTPSAMESALRCSLRWLLERHGGSAPASAAQGVGNLVHAAAMLAEGASADRSALLEYVAARFDAIELAARWMVGPERARAETMVDKLLRWLAANPRRLLAIEHEFAVRLDDPHRPVELAGRVDRLEVDADGRLVVVDLKTGRSTAVTEPEVAEHPQLGAYQAAVEAGAFTEFGEESGGAALVQLGTAARDAKEQSQPAAGQGPEAGWATALVRRTADTMAAATFAAVANSKCRVCPVRTSCPVSGQGRQVVEPPTTRSPEDP; encoded by the coding sequence ATGCAGGCGTACCGGCTGGTGCGCCGGCCCGCCGAGGCGGCCCGGGGGGACCGCCGATCCGGGGAGCCGGCGTGGGGGGAGCGGCGGCCCGACGGGGTCGGCGGCGATGCCGCGCAGCCCGATCGGCCGCCGCCCGATCAGCGGCGGGAGGGCCAGCCGCCGCCGGATCAGCGGCGGGAGGGCCAGCCGCCGCCCGATCAGCCGGCGGAGGGCCAGCCGCCCGATCAGCCGCGGGAGGGCTTGGCGCGGAAGGGGCTGGCGTGCCCTGACGGGTGGCGGGCGGATCTGGTGCAGGCCGAGGTCGTCGCGCACACCGACGGGCCGATGCTGGTGCTCGGCGGCCCGGGCACCGGCAAGACCAGCGTCCTGGTCGAGGCGGTGGCGGCGCGGGTGGCCGAGGGCGTCGACCCGGAGCGCATCCTGGTGCTCACGTTCGCCCGCCGGGGCGCGACCGAGCTGCGCCGCCGGATCGAGGCCCGGGTGGCCGGCGACGGGCACCGGGTGCTGCGCGAGCCGCTGGTGCGCACCTTTCCGGCGTACGCGTTCGGCCTGCTGCGCCGGGCCGCCGCCGAGCGGGGTGAGCCGTCCCCGCGGCTGCTCACCGGTCCCGAGCAGGATCTGATCATCCGCGAGCTGCTCGACGTGGTCGGCGAGGAGCCGGAGGACGACCCGGTCGGCTGGCCGGACGACCTGCGCCCCGCCCTGCGTACCCGGGCGTTCGCGCAGCAGTTGCGCGACCTGCTGATGCGGGCCGCGGAGCGCGGTGTGGGGCCGGTGGAGCTGGCCCGGCTCGGCGAGAAGCTGGGCCGCGCCGACTGGCCGGCCGCCGCCCGCTTCCTCCGCGAGTACGTCGCCGTGCTGGCGCTGCGTGACGTGAGCAACCGCGGCTCGATCGCGTACGACCCGGCGGAGCTGGTCCGCACCGCCACCGGGCTGCTGCTCGACGACCCGGCGCTGCTGGACGCCGAGCGCCGCCGCCTCGCCCACGTCTACGTCGACGAGTTGGCCGACACCGACCCCGCCCAGCTCGACCTGCTCGCCGCGGTGGCCGGCGGCGGCAAGTCACTGGTCGCGTTCGCGGACCCGGACTCCTCCACGTACGCGTTCCGGGGCGCCGACCCGGCCGGGGTCGCCGCGTTCCCGCACCGGTTCCGCACCGCCTCCGGCGCGCCGTCCGCCCAGGTCGTGCTGACCACCTCGTACCGGGCGGGGGCGGGGATGCTGGCCGCGACCCGGCGGCTCACCGCGCGGCTGCGCGGCCCCGGCGCCCACCGGCGGCTGCGCCCGCTGCCCGACGCCCCGCCCGGCTCGGTCGAGGTGCGCACCTTCCGCTCGGCCACCAGCGAGGCCGTCTGGCTGGCGCAGGCGCTGCGGGCGGCGCACCTGCTCGACGGCGTGCCGTGGTCGCGGATGGCGGTGCTGGTCCGGTCCACCAACCGGCAGCTTCCGTCGCTGCGTCGGGCGCTGCACACCGCCGGCGTGCCGACCGTGGTGCACGGCGAGGACCTGCCACTGCACCTGCAGCCGGCGGTGGCCCCGCTGCTGCTCCTGCTGCGCTGCGCGCTGGAGCCGGAGCGGCTCGACGAGGAGGCGGCGGTCGCCCTGCTGCACTCGCCGCTCGGCGGGGCCGACCCGCTTGCCGAGCGGCGGCTGCGCCAGGGCCTGCGGGCCCTCGCCCTGGCCGCCGGGGACCGCCGCCCCTCCGGGGAGCTGATCGTCGAGGCGCTGAGCGACCCGGCGGAGCTGGCGGGCATCGACCGGCGCTGGGCCGAGCCGGCGCAGACCGTGGCGGGCCTGCTGGCAACGGCCCGGGAGGCCGCCGCCCGCCCGGGGGCCACGGTCGAGGATGTGCTGTGGGCGGTGTGGCGGGCCAGCGGTCTGGCCGAGCGCTGGGCCGGGGCGATCACCCGGGGCCGGACGGCGACGGGCGAGCACGAGATCGCGCGGCGCTGGCGGGCGGAGGCCGCCGACCGGGACCTGGACGCGGTGCTGGTGCTCTTCGACGCCGCGGCCCGGTTCGCCGACCGGCTCCCCGGGGCGCGTACCGAGGTCTTCCTCGACCACGTGCTCGGCCAGGAACTGCCGGCGGACACGCTGGCCGCCGCGGCGGACCGGGGCCAGGCGGTACGCCTGCTCACCGCCCACGCCGCGAAGGGGCTGGAGTGGGACCTGGTGGCCGTCGCGGGGGTGCAGGAGGGCGTCTGGCCGGACCTGCGGCTGCGCGGCAGCCTGCTCGGCTCCGAGCGGCTGGTCGACGTGCTCGCGGGTCGGGCGGAGGGTGACGCCGGGCGGGCCGTCCTGGTCGGGCAGACCTCCGCCCTGCTGGACGAGGAGCGGCGGCTCTTCCACGTCGCGGTGACCCGCGCCCGCCGACGGCTGCTGGTCAGCGCGGTCGCCTCGGCGGCGGTCGGCGGCGACGACCACGAGGAGCAGCCCAGCCGGTTCCTCTACGAGCTCGACCCCACGGAGCCGCCGGCCACGACCGGAGGCGACGACCCGACCGGAGGCGGCGGACCGACCGGAGACGATGGCCCGAGCGGTGGAGATGGCCCGACCGGAGACGGCGGCCCGAGCGGTGGCGATGGCCCGAGCGGTGGCGACGACCCGACCGGAGGCGGCGGACCGAGCGAAGACGATGGCCCGAGCGGTGGCGATGGCCCGAGCGGTGGCGATGGCCCGAGCGGTGGCGGCGGCCCGAGCGGGCGCGGCGACCCGGGAGCACCAGGCGACGAGCATCCGGCGGGCGGAGGGCCGGCGGGCGGAGGGCCCGGGGACGGGACCGGGCGTGGACCGGTCACCCTGCCGGTGGCCGGGGCGCCCCGGGCGCTGACCCTGCCGGCGCTGGTCGCCGAGCTGCGTACCGTGGTGGCCGACCCGGCGGCGCCGCACCACCGGCGGCACGCGGCGGCGGCCGAGCTGGCCCGCCTCGCCGCCGCCGGGGTTCCCGGTGCGCATCCCGACGACTGGTGGGGGCTGCGGACCCTCTCGGACGACCGGCCGCTGGTCGACGAGGGGGAGCCGGTCCGGGTCACCCCGTCGGCGATGGAGAGCGCGCTGCGGTGCAGCCTGCGCTGGCTGCTGGAGCGGCACGGCGGCAGTGCGCCGGCCAGCGCCGCGCAGGGGGTGGGCAACCTGGTGCACGCCGCCGCGATGCTCGCGGAGGGTGCCAGCGCCGACCGCTCGGCCCTGCTGGAGTACGTGGCGGCCCGGTTCGACGCGATCGAGCTGGCCGCCCGGTGGATGGTCGGCCCCGAGCGGGCCCGCGCCGAGACCATGGTGGACAAGCTGCTGCGCTGGCTGGCCGCCAACCCGCGCCGGCTGCTCGCCATCGAGCACGAGTTCGCCGTACGCCTGGACGACCCGCACCGACCCGTCGAGCTGGCCGGACGGGTGGACCGGCTGGAGGTGGACGCCGACGGGCGGCTGGTGGTGGTCGACCTGAAGACGGGCCGGTCCACGGCGGTCACCGAGCCCGAGGTGGCCGAGCATCCGCAGCTCGGGGCGTACCAGGCGGCGGTGGAGGCGGGGGCGTTCACCGAGTTCGGGGAGGAGTCCGGCGGCGCGGCCCTGGTGCAGCTCGGCACGGCGGCGAGGGACGCGAAGGAGCAGAGCCAGCCGGCGGCCGGGCAGGGGCCGGAGGCGGGCTGGGCGACGGCGCTGGTCCGCCGCACCGCCGATACGATGGCCGCCGCCACCTTCGCCGCGGTCGCCAACTCCAAGTGCCGGGTCTGCCCGGTACGCACGAGCTGCCCGGTGTCCGGGCAGGGGCGCCAGGTCGTCGAGCCGCCGACCACCCGCAGCCCGGAGGACCCGTGA
- a CDS encoding TIGR00730 family Rossman fold protein: MAAICVFCASSRTLDQRWLDLAAEAGAEIARRGHTLVSGGGCVGMMGAVADGARTAGGPTLGVIPQALVDLEVADLASDDLLVTAGMADRKTLMIDKSDAFLTLPGGLGTLDELFEVWTTATLTMHAKPMVLVDADGFYRPLLDWLATLADRNFLKPAGLSLLTVVDSIPAALDTLESHLT; encoded by the coding sequence GTGGCGGCGATCTGCGTGTTCTGCGCGTCTTCCCGTACGCTCGACCAGCGCTGGCTGGACCTCGCCGCCGAGGCGGGCGCGGAGATCGCCCGCCGCGGCCACACGCTGGTCAGCGGGGGCGGCTGCGTCGGGATGATGGGCGCCGTGGCGGACGGGGCGCGGACGGCCGGCGGTCCGACCCTCGGGGTGATCCCGCAGGCGCTGGTCGACCTGGAGGTGGCCGACCTCGCCTCGGACGACTTGCTGGTCACCGCCGGGATGGCCGACCGCAAGACGCTGATGATCGACAAGTCGGACGCGTTCCTCACGCTGCCCGGCGGGCTCGGCACGCTCGACGAGCTGTTCGAGGTGTGGACCACCGCCACCCTCACCATGCACGCCAAGCCGATGGTGCTGGTCGACGCCGACGGCTTCTACCGGCCCCTGCTGGACTGGCTCGCCACGCTGGCCGACCGCAACTTCCTCAAGCCGGCCGGCCTCAGCCTGCTCACGGTCGTCGACTCGATCCCAGCCGCCCTGGACACCCTGGAATCCCACCTGACCTGA
- a CDS encoding helix-turn-helix domain-containing protein, which produces MEESTVDLIRAQLRRMRTNAGLSQEEFGRLVHYSASMVSAVETGSRPLDRALLGRVDEVLKTGGLFTALLKMAERDREPSWFKPWLEAERAAKQLRYFNPTLVPGLLQTANYARAVLRFDDTRPEEEVEKQVASRLERQEILSRERPPQVIAVIDETALRRRDAIMAEQLAHLLRMAELPHIHIHVIPLDAGLHVGLSGPLALARSVDGGWVGHLENQLSGLVVDGEDGMATLLARWESVRGVALPQNLSVALMKEVESQHGPQ; this is translated from the coding sequence GTGGAAGAGTCGACCGTCGATTTGATTCGTGCTCAGCTTCGCCGGATGCGTACCAACGCCGGCCTGAGTCAGGAAGAGTTCGGCCGCCTGGTCCACTACTCGGCCTCGATGGTGTCTGCCGTCGAGACCGGCTCACGACCGCTCGATCGTGCGCTCCTCGGCCGGGTTGACGAGGTGCTGAAGACGGGCGGCCTTTTCACGGCTCTGCTGAAGATGGCCGAACGGGATCGGGAACCCTCCTGGTTCAAGCCCTGGCTGGAAGCTGAACGGGCGGCCAAGCAACTCCGGTACTTCAATCCCACCCTGGTTCCCGGCCTGCTCCAGACGGCCAACTACGCCCGCGCGGTACTGCGCTTCGACGACACCCGGCCCGAAGAGGAGGTGGAGAAGCAGGTCGCCTCCCGTCTGGAACGGCAGGAGATTCTGAGCCGTGAGCGACCACCCCAGGTTATTGCCGTTATCGATGAAACCGCTCTGCGCCGCCGCGACGCGATCATGGCTGAACAGCTCGCGCACCTACTGCGGATGGCCGAACTGCCCCACATCCACATTCATGTCATTCCGCTCGATGCCGGCTTGCATGTCGGACTGTCGGGTCCGCTGGCCTTGGCCCGTTCCGTGGACGGCGGCTGGGTAGGGCACCTGGAGAACCAGCTTTCCGGCCTCGTCGTGGATGGCGAGGATGGCATGGCTACGCTCCTGGCTCGGTGGGAGAGCGTGCGGGGCGTAGCCTTGCCGCAGAACCTGTCGGTTGCTCTGATGAAGGAAGTTGAGAGCCAGCATGGACCTCAGTAG
- the dapD gene encoding 2,3,4,5-tetrahydropyridine-2,6-dicarboxylate N-succinyltransferase yields the protein MTTESAWGIGLATVTADDQVLDTWYPTGKLGLGALPLVPGEDQADVLDLPPGAIGERALPGLRTAVVVTEIGSLADPIKDATDAYLRLHLLSHRLVRPNELNLDGIFGKLANVAWTSAGPCPPERVDELRVIERAAGRHLAVYGVDKFPRMTDYVVPSGVRIADADRVRLGAHLAAGTTVMHEGFVNFNAGTLGTSMVEGRIVQGVVVGDGSDIGGGASIMGTLSGGGTERVSIGQRSLIGANAGVGISLGDDCVVEAGCYITAASKISLPDGRVVKARDLSGVDGLLFWRNSVTGALEARPRTGRGIELNAALHAND from the coding sequence GTGACGACCGAATCTGCCTGGGGCATCGGCCTGGCCACCGTTACCGCTGACGACCAGGTGCTCGACACCTGGTACCCGACCGGGAAGCTCGGCCTCGGCGCGCTGCCGCTGGTGCCCGGCGAGGACCAGGCCGACGTACTCGACCTGCCGCCCGGCGCGATCGGCGAGCGGGCGCTGCCCGGTCTGCGTACGGCGGTGGTGGTGACCGAGATCGGCTCGCTGGCCGACCCGATCAAGGACGCGACCGACGCGTACCTGCGGTTGCACCTGCTGTCCCACCGCCTGGTGCGGCCCAACGAGCTGAACCTCGACGGCATCTTCGGCAAGCTGGCGAACGTGGCCTGGACGTCGGCCGGACCGTGCCCGCCGGAGCGGGTGGACGAGCTGCGGGTGATCGAGCGGGCCGCGGGCCGCCACCTTGCCGTGTACGGGGTCGACAAGTTCCCCCGGATGACCGACTACGTGGTCCCGTCCGGGGTGCGGATCGCGGACGCGGACCGGGTCCGGCTCGGCGCGCACCTGGCCGCCGGCACCACCGTGATGCACGAGGGCTTCGTCAACTTCAACGCCGGCACCCTCGGCACCTCGATGGTCGAGGGCCGGATCGTGCAGGGTGTGGTGGTCGGCGACGGCTCCGACATCGGCGGCGGCGCGTCGATCATGGGCACCCTGTCCGGCGGCGGCACCGAGCGGGTCAGCATCGGCCAGCGGAGCCTGATCGGCGCGAACGCCGGCGTCGGCATCTCCCTCGGCGACGACTGCGTGGTCGAGGCCGGCTGCTACATCACCGCCGCGTCCAAGATCAGCCTGCCGGACGGGCGGGTGGTGAAGGCCCGCGACCTCTCCGGCGTGGACGGCCTGCTGTTCTGGCGCAACTCGGTGACCGGCGCCCTGGAGGCCCGCCCCCGCACGGGCCGGGGCATCGAACTCAACGCAGCCCTGCACGCCAACGACTGA
- a CDS encoding flavin reductase: MRPLWRCRNCGAEWPCQPARLSLLSEYQGNRTSLLIYLSGLMAEARDQLAKLNSHHVPDLTDRFITWARTRN; encoded by the coding sequence ATGCGCCCGCTGTGGCGGTGTCGCAACTGCGGCGCGGAGTGGCCCTGTCAACCGGCTCGGCTGTCCCTGCTCAGCGAGTACCAGGGCAACCGGACATCCCTGCTGATCTACCTCAGTGGGCTGATGGCCGAGGCGCGCGACCAGCTCGCCAAGCTCAACTCCCACCACGTCCCCGACCTCACGGACCGGTTCATCACCTGGGCCAGGACCCGAAACTGA
- the dapE gene encoding succinyl-diaminopimelate desuccinylase — MENPLTPEVLADPVALTRALVDIESVSLDEKAIADCVEEVLRRVPHLTTYRYGNTVMARTNLGRATRVVLAGHLDTVPLNNNFPSTMRGDLMYGCGTSDMKSGVAYALHLAVTLPEPRYDVTYFFYEAEEIESKYNGLFLVAEAHPEWLQADFAVLLEPTYGIVEAGCQGTMRAMVTTTGVRAHSARSWHGVNAIHAAGEVLRRLTAYEARRVTIDGCEYREGMNAVRIHGGVAGNVVPDRCEIEVNYRFAPDRSPAEAEAHLREVFAGFDLTVTDMAAGAAPGLEAAPAREFLAAVGAAPIGKLGWTDVARFAAMGIPALNFGPGDPNLAHHPDEHVEISKIRDGAATLHRWLAPA; from the coding sequence ATGGAGAACCCGCTGACCCCCGAGGTCCTGGCCGATCCGGTGGCACTGACCCGCGCGCTCGTCGACATTGAGTCCGTCTCCCTCGACGAGAAGGCGATCGCCGACTGCGTGGAGGAGGTGCTGCGCCGGGTACCGCACCTGACCACCTACCGGTACGGCAACACCGTCATGGCGCGTACCAACCTCGGGCGGGCCACGCGGGTGGTGCTCGCCGGGCACCTCGACACCGTCCCGCTGAACAACAACTTCCCGTCGACGATGCGCGGGGACCTGATGTACGGCTGCGGCACCTCGGACATGAAGTCCGGGGTGGCGTACGCGCTGCACCTGGCGGTGACCCTGCCCGAGCCGAGGTACGACGTGACGTACTTCTTCTACGAGGCCGAGGAGATCGAGTCGAAGTACAACGGTCTGTTCCTCGTCGCCGAGGCGCACCCGGAGTGGCTCCAGGCCGACTTCGCCGTGCTGCTCGAGCCGACGTACGGGATCGTGGAGGCCGGCTGCCAGGGCACCATGCGCGCCATGGTGACCACCACGGGCGTCCGCGCCCACTCGGCGCGTTCCTGGCACGGCGTGAACGCCATCCACGCCGCCGGTGAGGTGCTGCGCCGCCTGACGGCGTACGAGGCGCGCCGGGTCACCATCGACGGCTGCGAGTACCGCGAGGGCATGAACGCGGTCCGGATCCACGGCGGCGTCGCCGGCAACGTGGTGCCGGACCGGTGCGAGATCGAGGTGAACTACCGGTTCGCGCCGGACCGGAGCCCGGCCGAGGCCGAGGCGCACCTGCGGGAGGTCTTCGCCGGCTTCGACCTGACGGTGACGGACATGGCGGCCGGGGCGGCGCCCGGGCTGGAGGCGGCCCCGGCGCGGGAGTTCCTGGCGGCGGTCGGCGCCGCGCCGATCGGCAAGCTGGGCTGGACGGACGTGGCCCGGTTCGCCGCGATGGGCATTCCCGCCCTGAACTTCGGCCCGGGCGACCCCAACCTGGCCCACCACCCCGACGAGCACGTCGAGATCAGCAAGATCCGCGACGGTGCCGCCACCCTGCACCGCTGGCTCGCCCCCGCCTGA
- a CDS encoding TIGR00730 family Rossman fold protein: MSDSNGRAPGRDPGRTRHRGAVTLRRGAIPSSTADQRLLDSRGRGDWKTRDAWRALRILSEFVEGFDTLADLPPAVSVFGSARSMPDSPECRLAEQVGAALARAGYAVITGGGPGVMEAANRGASEAGGLSVGLGIELPFEQGLNDWVDLAIDFRYFFARKTMFVKYAQAFVVLPGGFGTMDELFEALTLVQTGKVTRFPVVLMGVDYWRGLLDWLRDTMAVDGKIGPVDLELIRLTDDVDAAVRHIVAAEAALSAEQEAIREEAVARTEADQRAAAEQGGEG; the protein is encoded by the coding sequence ATGAGCGACAGCAACGGTCGGGCGCCGGGCCGTGATCCCGGCCGGACGCGGCACCGGGGCGCCGTCACGCTGCGCCGCGGCGCCATCCCGAGCAGCACCGCCGACCAGCGGCTGCTGGACTCCCGGGGCCGCGGCGACTGGAAGACCAGGGACGCCTGGCGGGCGCTGCGCATCCTGTCGGAGTTCGTGGAGGGGTTCGACACCCTGGCCGACCTGCCGCCCGCGGTCAGCGTCTTCGGCTCCGCCCGGAGCATGCCGGACAGCCCGGAGTGCCGGCTGGCCGAGCAGGTGGGCGCGGCCCTGGCCCGGGCCGGGTACGCGGTGATCACCGGCGGCGGGCCGGGAGTGATGGAGGCGGCCAACCGGGGCGCCAGCGAGGCCGGCGGGCTCTCCGTGGGGCTCGGCATCGAGCTGCCGTTCGAGCAGGGGCTCAACGACTGGGTCGACCTGGCCATCGACTTCCGCTACTTCTTCGCCCGCAAGACCATGTTCGTCAAGTACGCCCAGGCGTTCGTCGTGCTGCCCGGTGGCTTCGGCACGATGGACGAGCTGTTCGAGGCGCTGACCCTGGTGCAGACCGGCAAGGTCACCCGGTTCCCGGTGGTGCTGATGGGCGTCGACTACTGGCGCGGCCTGCTCGACTGGCTGCGCGACACGATGGCCGTCGACGGGAAGATCGGGCCGGTCGACCTGGAGCTGATCCGCCTCACCGACGACGTCGACGCGGCGGTACGGCACATCGTGGCGGCCGAGGCGGCGCTCTCCGCCGAGCAGGAGGCGATCCGCGAGGAGGCCGTGGCGCGTACCGAGGCGGACCAGCGGGCCGCCGCCGAGCAGGGCGGGGAGGGCTGA
- a CDS encoding DUF397 domain-containing protein codes for MDLSSAKWKKSTRSGTSGGDCVEVADNLRDVVAVRDSKDPAGPVLTFAPQTWRSFLEFAKQS; via the coding sequence ATGGACCTCAGTAGCGCGAAGTGGAAGAAGTCCACCCGCAGCGGCACCAGCGGTGGCGACTGCGTCGAGGTGGCCGACAACCTGCGCGACGTGGTGGCCGTCCGCGACAGCAAGGACCCGGCCGGCCCGGTGCTCACCTTCGCCCCGCAGACCTGGCGCTCGTTCCTGGAGTTCGCGAAACAGTCCTGA